The following are from one region of the Myotis daubentonii chromosome 2, mMyoDau2.1, whole genome shotgun sequence genome:
- the LOC132227645 gene encoding keratin, type II cytoskeletal 73, which yields MSRQFTYKSGAAAKGGFSGCSAVLSGGSSPSYRAGVKGLSGGFGSRSLYSLGGSRSISYNVTSGSGRTGGYGFGRGRASGFAGSMFGSVALGPACPSVCPPGGISQVTVNKSLLAPLNVELDPEIQKVRAQEREQIKTLNNKFASFIDKVRFLEQQNQVLETKWELLQQLDLNNCKNNLEPVYEGYISSLRKQLETLSGDRVRLDSELRNMRDVVEDYKKRYEEEINKRTTAENEFVVLKKDVDAAYMSKVELQAKVDALDGEIKFFKCLYEGEIAQIQSHISDTSVILSMDNNRNLDLDSIINEVRAQYEEIALKSKAEAEALYQTKFQELQLAAGRHGDDLKHTKNEISELTRLIQRLRSEIESVKKQCSNLETAIADAEQRGDCALKDARVKLDELEAALHQAKEELARMLREYQELMSTKLALDIEIATYRKLLEGEECRMSGEYTNSVSISVISSSTAGTAGTGAGFGFSGTGTYGYRPSSVGYSMLSGGCVTGSGNCSPRGEAKTRLGSASDFKDPSGKTSALSSPTKKTTR from the exons ATGAGCCGCCAATTCACCTACAAGTCGGGAGCTGCTGCTAAGGGGGGCTTCAGTGGCTGCTCCGCTGTGCTCTCAGGGGGCAGCTCGCCTTCCTATCGGGCAGGGGTCAAAGGGCTCAGCGGGGGCTTTGGGAGCCGGAGCCTCTACAGCCTGGGGGGCTCCCGGAGCATCTCCTATAACGTGACCAGTGGCAGCGGGCGAACAGGGGGCTATGGATTTGGCCGGGGCCGGGCCAGCGGTTTTGCTGGCAGCATGTTTGGCAGTGTGGCCCTGGGGCCCGCATGTCCGTCTGTTTGCCCTCCAGGGGGCATCTCTCAGGTCACCGTCAACAAGAGCCTCCTGGCTCCCCTCAATGTGGAGCTGGACCCTGAGATCCAGAAAGTGCGTGCCCAGGAGCGGGAGCAGATCAAGACTCTGAACAACAAGTTCGCCTCCTTCATCGACAAG GTGCGGTTCCTGGAGCAGCAGAACCAGGTGCTGGAGACCAAGTGGGAGCTGCTGCAGCAGCTGGACCTGAACAACTGCAAGAACAACCTGGAGCCCGTGTACGAGGGCTACATCAGCAGCCTGCGGAAGCAGCTGGAGACGCTGTCGGGGGACAGGGTGAGGCTGGACTCGGAGCTGAGGAACATGCGGGATGTGGTAGAGGACTACAAGAAGAG GTATGAGGAGGAAATAAACAAGCGCACAACTGCTGAGAATGAATTTGTGGTGCTTAAGAAG GATGTGGATGCGGCTTACATGAGCAAGGTGGAGCTGCAGGCCAAGGTGGACGCCCTGGATGGAGAGATCAAGTTCTTCAAGTGTCTGTACGAAGGG GAGATTGCTCAAATCCAATCCCACATCAGTGACACATCTGTCATCCTATCCATGGACAACAACCGGAACCTGGACCTAGACAGCATCATCAATGAGGTCCGCGCCCAATATGAGGAGATTGCCCTGAAGAGcaaggctgaggctgaggccctGTACCAGACCAAG TTCCAGGAGCTTCAGCTGGCGGCTGGTCGGCATGGGGATGACCTCAAACACACCAAGAACGAGATCTCAGAGCTGACCCGGCTTATCCAAAGGCTGCGCTCGGAGATTGAGAGTGTGAAGAAGCAG TGCTCCAACCTGGAGACAGCCATCGCTGATGCCGAGCAGCGGGGTGACTGTGCCTTGAAGGATGCCCGGGTCAAGCTGGATGAGCTGGAGGCTGCCCTGCATCAGGCCAAGGAGGAGCTGGCCCGCATGCTGAGGGAGTACCAGGAACTGATGAGCACAAAGCTGGCCTTGGACATAGAGATCGCCACCTACCGCAAGCTGCTGGAGGGCGAGGAGTGCAG GATGTCTGGAGAATACACCAACTCTGTGAGCATCT CAGTCATCAGCAGCTCCACAGCTGGGACCGCGGGCACAGGAGCCGGCTTCGGGTTCAGCGGGACGGGCACCTATGGCTACCGACCCAGCTCTGTTGGCTACAGCATGCTGTCTGGAGGCTGTGTCACTGGCAGTGGAAACTGCAGCCCTCGAGGGGAGGCCAAAACCAGGCTGGGGAGTGCAAGTGACTTCAAGGATCCCTCTGGGAAAACCTCAGCTCTGAGTTCACCTACTAAGAAAACTACAAGATAA